A genomic segment from Vibrio panuliri encodes:
- a CDS encoding putative hemolysin has translation MEKKRVLKTFSLFITAASLGAIVGCAGDNSPYKKTEYQTVSNPAAVYCVQRGGELETVSENSQRVTYCLLSDGSRIEQWEYYRQNHQ, from the coding sequence ATGGAAAAGAAACGAGTTTTAAAGACATTTTCACTTTTTATAACCGCAGCTTCTTTAGGAGCTATCGTCGGATGTGCGGGGGACAACTCGCCTTATAAAAAGACTGAATACCAAACGGTCTCAAATCCAGCCGCCGTATATTGTGTTCAACGCGGCGGTGAGCTTGAGACCGTTTCAGAAAACTCGCAAAGAGTCACTTATTGCCTACTGAGTGACGGAAGTCGCATAGAGCAATGGGAGTACTACCGACAAAATCACCAATAA
- a CDS encoding GGDEF domain-containing protein, translating into MTEDVFKKSTANLKKAVPLMMKNHVAATPANYALWYTYVDNSMPKLNLELESVIENYGICPPGAGERLYNKHVATQSETKLSDLRANIEILVNEVASSMNDTLNDTSQFSAMIDKSFKNLERVEDESMSLDDVMAVVRQLVDESRDIRHSTSFLSNQLNTASKEISRLKNQLAEVQRDALFDSLSGLYNRRSFDNDVHTLCQSGQNFCLILADIDHFKHYNDSYGHLFGDSVIRGLARRLQSSCRDGITAYRFGGEEFAIIVPNRSLRVARQFAESLRRAVEKLSIKDRRSGKQVGNITASFGVTERHEDECAEPLIERTDQLLYEAKQLGRNRVMPV; encoded by the coding sequence ATGACAGAAGACGTTTTTAAAAAGTCGACCGCAAACTTAAAAAAAGCGGTTCCCTTGATGATGAAGAATCATGTCGCGGCAACCCCAGCGAACTACGCGCTGTGGTACACCTACGTAGACAACTCGATGCCCAAGCTTAACCTTGAGCTAGAAAGCGTGATTGAAAACTATGGTATTTGCCCACCAGGGGCTGGAGAGCGGCTTTACAATAAGCACGTTGCCACTCAATCCGAGACTAAGCTGAGCGATTTACGCGCCAACATCGAGATATTAGTCAATGAAGTGGCTAGCTCGATGAACGATACCCTCAATGATACCTCGCAATTCTCAGCGATGATTGACAAAAGCTTCAAAAATTTGGAGCGCGTGGAAGATGAGAGTATGTCGCTAGATGACGTGATGGCAGTTGTTCGCCAACTCGTCGATGAATCTCGAGATATTCGCCACTCGACTAGCTTCCTGTCTAACCAACTCAACACCGCAAGCAAAGAAATCAGCCGTTTAAAAAACCAACTGGCTGAAGTACAACGCGATGCATTATTCGATAGCTTGTCCGGGTTGTACAACCGCCGCTCATTTGACAATGACGTACACACTCTTTGTCAAAGCGGGCAGAATTTCTGCCTGATCTTAGCCGACATTGATCACTTCAAACACTATAACGACAGCTACGGTCATCTGTTTGGTGACTCAGTCATCCGTGGACTGGCAAGACGATTGCAATCCAGTTGTCGCGATGGGATCACCGCCTATCGTTTTGGTGGGGAAGAGTTCGCAATTATCGTTCCCAATCGCAGCCTTCGTGTCGCAAGACAATTTGCAGAAAGCCTGCGTCGTGCTGTGGAGAAGCTCTCGATCAAAGACCGTCGAAGCGGGAAACAAGTGGGTAATATCACTGCATCATTTGGGGTCACTGAGCGTCATGAAGATGAATGTGCAGAGCCATTAATCGAGCGCACCGACCAACTTCTCTATGAGGCAAAACAACTCGGTCGAAATAGAGTCATGCCGGTGTAG
- a CDS encoding chemotaxis protein has protein sequence MAVQSKANQSQGMLMFSLTATQQLFAIGTLKVREIVPYLPTTQIPYSHHHVIGTVTIRDLNVPVIDMPAAIGFRPIQPEEYSSCFLIVTDCLRTVVAFMVRGIEKIIDCDWRNIEPSPPTAGSNVFVTGITRYENEIVQMLDVELLLSKIYPLSEAARIPILTDVQREKLKALNILLVDDSTIARRQLATALDSINIPYNICTNGVEALSFMQDAVAQGRAVDLLVSDIEMPGLDGYELAFETQSSPELRHAYIILHTSLSSEICVDRANQVGAHEALEKFNAGDLIKAMLRGADQVTKDKQQLMTNS, from the coding sequence ATGGCGGTACAGAGTAAAGCAAACCAATCACAAGGCATGTTGATGTTTAGCTTAACGGCAACCCAGCAATTGTTTGCAATCGGCACTTTAAAAGTGCGTGAAATCGTACCTTACTTGCCAACGACACAGATCCCCTACTCACACCATCATGTTATTGGCACCGTGACCATACGTGACCTTAACGTGCCAGTGATCGATATGCCTGCAGCGATTGGCTTTCGCCCTATTCAGCCGGAAGAGTACTCCTCGTGTTTTCTGATCGTCACCGACTGTTTGCGCACTGTGGTGGCTTTTATGGTGCGAGGCATCGAAAAAATCATTGACTGTGATTGGCGTAACATTGAGCCATCACCACCAACCGCAGGAAGCAATGTCTTTGTCACCGGTATCACGCGTTACGAAAATGAAATCGTGCAAATGCTGGATGTGGAGCTATTGCTATCCAAGATTTACCCGCTATCAGAAGCAGCCAGAATTCCGATTCTGACCGACGTGCAGCGTGAGAAACTTAAAGCACTGAACATTCTGTTGGTGGATGACTCAACCATTGCAAGGCGTCAGCTTGCCACGGCACTAGACAGTATTAATATTCCTTACAACATTTGCACCAATGGCGTGGAAGCACTGTCGTTCATGCAAGATGCGGTGGCACAAGGACGCGCAGTTGATTTGCTAGTGAGCGATATTGAAATGCCGGGGCTAGATGGATACGAGCTAGCCTTTGAAACACAGAGTTCACCTGAGTTGCGCCATGCCTACATTATTCTCCACACCTCGCTTTCAAGCGAGATTTGTGTTGACCGCGCGAATCAAGTTGGTGCACACGAAGCATTAGAAAAGTTTAATGCCGGAGATTTGATTAAAGCTATGTTGCGCGGGGCGGATCAGGTGACCAAAGATAAACAACAGTTAATGACTAACTCTTAG
- the ppiC gene encoding peptidylprolyl isomerase PpiC, giving the protein MANTAAALHILVKHKEQAEDIIKQLKKGAKFQTLAKKYSNCPSGKRGGDLGEFRRGQMVPQFDKVCFSGETLVPHLVKTKFGWHVVKVLYRT; this is encoded by the coding sequence ATGGCAAATACAGCAGCAGCTTTACACATTTTGGTAAAACACAAAGAACAAGCTGAAGACATTATCAAGCAACTGAAAAAAGGTGCGAAGTTTCAAACCTTGGCAAAGAAATATTCTAACTGTCCTTCAGGTAAACGTGGCGGAGATCTAGGCGAGTTTCGTCGTGGTCAAATGGTACCGCAGTTTGACAAAGTGTGTTTTTCTGGCGAGACACTCGTTCCTCACCTGGTGAAGACTAAATTTGGTTGGCATGTGGTTAAAGTTTTGTACCGCACATAA
- a CDS encoding outer membrane beta-barrel protein translates to MKKFALAAAITLAATSSFAADTNTNTNTKEWYEGLGLTLGYAAVDVDGFDSPDTESNFTLGANYTFENGLLVGFDYAPGLFEDSASAFAPGASASISLEADALTTYVGYQAVNGVRGGLGLTFVTVEANASLTNAFGSASASDETDGTLITPFVGYKFANNMTVDGKIAFGDVDGTDMVITSIAVGYVF, encoded by the coding sequence ATGAAAAAATTCGCTTTAGCTGCTGCTATCACTCTTGCAGCTACTTCTTCTTTTGCTGCAGATACAAATACAAATACAAATACAAAAGAGTGGTATGAGGGCCTAGGCTTAACGCTTGGCTATGCTGCTGTTGACGTTGATGGTTTTGATAGTCCAGATACTGAAAGCAACTTTACATTGGGCGCTAACTACACTTTCGAAAACGGCTTGTTGGTCGGTTTCGACTACGCGCCAGGTCTTTTTGAAGATAGTGCAAGTGCTTTCGCGCCAGGAGCTTCCGCTAGTATTTCTCTAGAAGCTGATGCGCTCACTACATATGTAGGTTATCAAGCAGTTAACGGTGTTAGAGGCGGCTTAGGTTTAACGTTCGTGACTGTTGAAGCGAATGCTAGTTTAACAAATGCTTTTGGTTCTGCTAGTGCTTCTGATGAGACTGACGGAACACTTATCACTCCGTTTGTTGGATACAAGTTTGCTAACAATATGACTGTAGACGGCAAGATTGCTTTCGGTGATGTAGACGGGACAGATATGGTCATAACTTCTATCGCTGTAGGTTACGTGTTCTAA
- the lpxL gene encoding LpxL/LpxP family Kdo(2)-lipid IV(A) lauroyl/palmitoleoyl acyltransferase, which yields MKPIAPVFKWQYLLPNYWGTLLLIALMYSLSLLPLKLQIGLGKRIGRLVLGRMKKRSNTIRRNLELCFPEMEASQMSLLTEQNIENTGIALFETAMAWFWPDKRVNKHVTIIGMERLEAFEKQGKGVLMLAVHSMNLELGARAFGIKKSGMGVYRPNSNPCFDYFQYHGRSRSNRTLIDRRDVKGMIHALKTGKRVWYAPDHDYGRRRSTFAPLFAVENACTTTGTSLLVNATDCVIVPFTMVRGRDNHYTLTILPSLDEYPRECETLAAAYTNKAIETSIMAEPSQYMWLHRRFKTRPDGEACLYAV from the coding sequence ATGAAACCTATCGCTCCGGTCTTTAAATGGCAATATCTCCTCCCGAACTATTGGGGGACACTGCTCCTTATTGCGCTGATGTATTCGCTGAGCTTGCTGCCGTTAAAACTTCAAATTGGACTTGGAAAGCGTATTGGTCGCTTGGTGTTAGGGCGAATGAAAAAACGCTCAAACACAATTCGACGTAATCTTGAGCTCTGTTTCCCTGAAATGGAAGCCTCACAGATGTCGTTGCTGACTGAGCAAAATATTGAAAATACAGGTATCGCTCTTTTTGAAACCGCTATGGCATGGTTTTGGCCAGACAAACGGGTAAACAAACACGTCACCATCATTGGTATGGAACGCTTAGAAGCCTTCGAAAAACAAGGTAAGGGCGTGCTAATGCTTGCCGTTCACTCGATGAACTTGGAGCTTGGCGCGCGCGCATTTGGTATTAAGAAATCGGGAATGGGCGTTTATCGTCCCAACTCCAACCCTTGCTTTGATTACTTTCAGTATCATGGTCGCTCTCGTTCAAACCGTACTCTAATCGATCGCCGTGACGTGAAAGGCATGATCCACGCACTGAAAACGGGCAAACGAGTTTGGTACGCGCCGGATCATGACTATGGTCGTCGTCGCTCTACTTTTGCGCCACTGTTCGCAGTTGAAAACGCCTGCACAACCACAGGTACGAGCCTGCTGGTCAACGCGACAGATTGTGTCATCGTGCCCTTTACTATGGTTCGAGGCAGGGATAATCACTACACCCTAACGATTCTTCCTAGCTTGGATGAATACCCGCGAGAGTGTGAAACACTTGCTGCCGCCTATACCAACAAGGCGATTGAAACATCAATCATGGCAGAACCGAGTCAGTACATGTGGTTACACCGCCGCTTTAAAACTCGCCCTGACGGTGAAGCCTGCTTATACGCAGTTTAG
- a CDS encoding c-type cytochrome: protein MRKLLILGLLSLAPLVQAKPFGDAELGKVKSPSCVFCHGQTGKATNPRYPSLNGQNAAYLYQAMLDYQQGKRTSPMAQMMAAQLRQLNDQDLKDIAAFYAMQD, encoded by the coding sequence ATGCGTAAATTGCTCATTCTTGGTCTGTTGTCTTTAGCACCTTTGGTTCAAGCTAAACCTTTTGGCGATGCCGAGCTTGGTAAGGTAAAATCGCCAAGTTGTGTATTTTGTCATGGTCAAACTGGCAAAGCGACCAACCCTCGTTACCCAAGCCTCAATGGACAAAATGCCGCGTATCTCTATCAAGCGATGCTAGATTACCAGCAAGGCAAACGTACCTCACCTATGGCACAAATGATGGCGGCTCAACTGCGCCAACTTAACGATCAGGATTTAAAAGACATCGCAGCGTTTTACGCAATGCAAGATTAG
- the ltaE gene encoding low-specificity L-threonine aldolase, with amino-acid sequence MDFRSDTVTKPTDAMRKAMAEAVVGDDVYGDDPTVNDLEQWAAERHGFEAAMFTTSGTQANLLGLMAHCERGDEYLCGQQAHNYRYEAGGAAVLGSIQPQPIENNPDGTLPFDKLQAAIKPNDIHFARTRLLSLENTINGKVLPLEYLAQAREFVNQNGLAMHLDGARVYNAAVALDIDVKEIAQYFDSMTVCLSKGLGAPVGSLLLGSKEYIAKARRLRKMVGGGMRQAGILAAAGKLALTEQVVQLKQDHINAKRLAEGLSQIPGFSVNPEFIHTNIVFTKIDESIDVSGLVGKLAQDGIIATAGNPMRFVTHKDISAQDIETVLQKIADYV; translated from the coding sequence ATGGATTTTCGTTCTGATACGGTTACAAAACCGACCGATGCCATGCGTAAGGCGATGGCAGAAGCAGTAGTGGGTGACGATGTTTACGGGGATGACCCAACAGTCAACGATTTGGAACAATGGGCTGCGGAGCGACACGGTTTCGAGGCTGCAATGTTCACCACTTCAGGTACTCAAGCCAACTTACTCGGATTAATGGCACACTGCGAACGCGGTGACGAATATCTGTGTGGTCAGCAAGCTCATAACTACCGTTATGAAGCAGGCGGTGCCGCTGTATTAGGTTCAATTCAACCTCAACCGATTGAAAATAATCCTGACGGAACGCTCCCATTTGATAAGCTTCAGGCAGCGATTAAACCTAATGATATCCACTTCGCTCGTACTCGTTTATTGAGCTTAGAAAACACCATCAACGGTAAAGTGCTGCCACTAGAATATCTGGCTCAAGCGCGTGAGTTCGTCAACCAAAATGGACTTGCTATGCACCTTGATGGCGCTCGCGTATACAACGCGGCGGTTGCATTGGACATCGACGTAAAAGAGATTGCTCAATATTTTGACTCAATGACAGTGTGTCTATCTAAGGGGCTTGGTGCGCCAGTAGGCTCACTCCTACTTGGCTCTAAAGAGTACATCGCCAAAGCGCGCCGCCTAAGAAAAATGGTCGGCGGTGGCATGCGACAAGCTGGTATTCTTGCGGCGGCGGGTAAACTCGCCCTCACAGAGCAAGTCGTTCAACTTAAGCAAGATCATATTAACGCTAAGCGACTAGCCGAAGGTCTAAGTCAGATCCCTGGTTTTTCCGTCAACCCTGAGTTTATTCATACCAATATCGTGTTCACTAAGATCGATGAATCGATTGATGTCTCGGGTCTGGTCGGCAAATTAGCGCAAGATGGCATCATCGCGACCGCGGGAAATCCGATGAGATTTGTTACGCACAAAGACATCTCGGCACAAGACATCGAGACGGTCTTGCAAAAAATCGCTGATTACGTCTAA
- a CDS encoding NUDIX hydrolase, with translation MIHQWKRISLVEERVELPNGKQITHTTIAHPGAAVILPIDDNGNIVFVNQYRPSLRKWLLELPAGTLESDEPIEVCAARELEEETGYSANEIIPLGQVTPLAGFCDEIQYLFVAKGLSKTSRYTCDDDEVIEVLHISLAEIEQMIINGSISDAKSMACLSKAKLCGYI, from the coding sequence GTGATACATCAGTGGAAGCGTATTTCACTGGTAGAAGAGCGCGTTGAGTTACCCAATGGTAAGCAAATTACCCACACCACAATTGCGCACCCTGGCGCCGCTGTGATCTTACCCATCGACGACAATGGCAATATTGTTTTCGTCAATCAGTACCGCCCTTCTTTGCGTAAATGGCTACTTGAGCTACCCGCAGGGACGTTGGAAAGTGACGAGCCAATTGAAGTTTGTGCCGCAAGAGAGCTCGAAGAAGAGACTGGCTACAGTGCAAACGAAATAATTCCACTCGGTCAAGTCACACCTCTGGCTGGATTTTGCGACGAGATTCAGTACCTGTTTGTCGCAAAAGGCTTAAGCAAAACATCACGCTATACTTGTGATGATGACGAAGTGATAGAAGTGCTACACATATCTCTTGCCGAAATTGAGCAAATGATCATTAATGGCAGCATAAGCGATGCCAAGAGCATGGCTTGTCTAAGCAAAGCTAAGTTGTGTGGTTATATCTGA